A single region of the Deltaproteobacteria bacterium genome encodes:
- a CDS encoding orotate phosphoribosyltransferase yields the protein MARVGVRPLGQKLAGELLLAKLMNGGAWVEAVGAVPLVSAVLSAAAHHDADTKLLGFFVRKEAKKHGKGQQIEGAFKSGMSVALVEDTTTTGGSTLEAQGIVQAAGGKVARVLCLVDRGEGAAEAFAARGVALEALFTRADLPV from the coding sequence GTGGCTCGCGTGGGTGTGCGGCCGCTCGGCCAGAAGCTCGCCGGCGAGTTGTTACTGGCGAAGCTGATGAACGGCGGCGCCTGGGTCGAGGCGGTGGGCGCGGTGCCGCTCGTCAGCGCGGTGCTCTCCGCCGCGGCGCATCACGACGCGGACACGAAGCTGCTCGGCTTCTTCGTGCGCAAAGAGGCGAAGAAGCACGGCAAGGGTCAGCAGATCGAGGGCGCGTTCAAGAGCGGCATGAGCGTCGCGCTCGTCGAAGACACCACGACGACGGGCGGCTCCACGCTCGAGGCGCAGGGCATCGTGCAGGCTGCCGGCGGCAAGGTGGCGCGCGTGCTCTGCCTCGTGGACCGCGGCGAGGGCGCCGCCGAGGCGTTCGCGGCGCGCGGCGTCGCGCTCGAGGCGCTGTTCACGCGCGCCGACCTGCCGGTGTGA
- a CDS encoding FAD/NAD(P)-binding protein: protein MLEWLVVGAGIHGTLLAHRLLASGRVSRDRLRLLDPHDEPLSAWRLRAETVGMPFLRSPSVHHLAVEPGALVAFAAARDRGSEFIGAYGRPSTALFAAHCRDLVMREKLCEVCVRAEARGLTRSARGFRVETTSGALKARNVLVAHGRSRLTRPAWTRELAAAGARVAHVFEPGIDAALAGAQRIAIVGGGITAAQLAVRLAERAQLTVIARHPIREHDFDSDPGWLGPRHLADFARLRDPEERRARIRKARNRGSLPRDVALAVDQARTRSALDWRKDEVRSAGFAGGTIALDCASGARLSCDAVALATGFAPEPARDTWLGDAVDVLGLPCAPCGSPLVDGALRWAPGLFVSGALAELEIGPAAPNIAGARMAAERILAAL, encoded by the coding sequence ATGCTCGAATGGCTCGTCGTCGGTGCCGGGATCCACGGCACGCTCCTCGCGCACCGCTTGCTCGCGTCGGGCCGCGTCTCGCGCGATCGCCTCCGCCTGCTCGATCCACACGACGAGCCGCTCTCCGCTTGGCGCTTGCGCGCGGAGACCGTGGGCATGCCGTTCCTGCGCTCGCCGTCGGTTCACCACCTCGCAGTTGAGCCCGGCGCACTCGTCGCGTTCGCCGCAGCGCGAGACCGCGGCTCCGAGTTCATCGGGGCCTATGGGCGCCCTTCCACCGCGCTGTTCGCGGCACACTGCCGCGACCTCGTGATGCGCGAGAAGCTTTGCGAGGTCTGCGTGCGAGCTGAGGCGCGCGGGTTGACGCGCAGCGCGCGCGGCTTCCGAGTCGAGACGACGAGCGGTGCGCTCAAAGCGCGCAACGTCCTGGTCGCCCACGGGCGCAGCCGTCTCACGCGCCCCGCATGGACGCGCGAGCTCGCCGCCGCCGGTGCGCGGGTCGCCCACGTGTTCGAGCCGGGCATCGACGCGGCCCTCGCGGGCGCGCAGCGGATCGCAATCGTGGGCGGAGGCATCACGGCGGCGCAGCTCGCCGTACGCCTCGCCGAGCGCGCGCAGCTGACCGTGATCGCGCGTCACCCAATCCGAGAGCACGACTTCGATTCCGACCCGGGCTGGCTCGGGCCGCGGCACCTCGCCGACTTCGCGCGGCTCCGCGATCCCGAAGAGCGCCGCGCCCGGATCCGCAAGGCGCGCAATCGCGGCTCGCTCCCGCGCGACGTCGCTCTCGCGGTCGACCAGGCGCGCACGCGCAGCGCGCTGGACTGGCGGAAAGACGAAGTGCGCTCCGCGGGCTTCGCCGGTGGCACGATCGCACTCGACTGCGCGAGCGGCGCACGTCTCTCGTGCGACGCCGTCGCCCTTGCGACCGGATTCGCGCCCGAGCCGGCGCGCGATACGTGGCTCGGCGACGCAGTCGACGTGCTTGGCCTCCCGTGCGCACCCTGCGGCAGCCCGCTGGTCGACGGCGCACTGCGCTGGGCGCCGGGCCTTTTCGTGAGCGGCGCCCTCGCGGAGCTCGAGATCGGGCCCGCCGCGCCGAACATTGCGGGAGCGCGCATGGCGGCAGAGCGAATCCTCGCAGCGCTCTGA
- a CDS encoding TonB-dependent receptor plug domain-containing protein, which translates to MRRGSFIWAVAFAATANAQEPPRSEESPGLDETVEELIVTAQRREQRAIEVPASLHVLPGDALAARGVRDVRDAFAAVPNLQFNMLGDGGGGTGIAIRGVSAAGVFGVDQAVAIYVDGVLMNAEGAWNPRLVDVDRVEVLRGPQGTLYGRNALAGAVSIISVQPNPERLGGFAEATVGWFGEFGASGALNVPLGEAAAFRVTAFGAQSDGFIRNRLGGRRFGGLAEGGVRAQLAVEPAERWSLALAADYAKDDGRKWGVGDRVRVADELAVDVATPFLSELENYGAALTATREGACCAG; encoded by the coding sequence ATGCGGCGCGGGTCATTCATCTGGGCAGTTGCGTTTGCGGCGACGGCGAACGCGCAAGAGCCGCCGCGGAGCGAAGAGTCGCCCGGTCTCGACGAGACAGTCGAAGAGCTGATCGTCACCGCCCAGCGGCGCGAGCAGCGCGCAATCGAGGTGCCCGCGAGCCTGCACGTTCTTCCCGGCGACGCGCTCGCCGCTCGGGGCGTGCGGGACGTGCGAGACGCCTTTGCGGCGGTCCCGAACCTCCAGTTCAACATGCTCGGCGACGGCGGTGGTGGCACCGGCATCGCGATTCGCGGCGTTTCGGCGGCCGGCGTGTTCGGCGTGGATCAGGCCGTGGCGATCTACGTCGACGGCGTGTTGATGAACGCGGAGGGAGCTTGGAACCCGCGGCTCGTGGACGTAGACCGGGTCGAAGTTCTGCGCGGACCCCAAGGAACGCTCTACGGGCGCAACGCACTCGCCGGGGCGGTGTCGATCATCTCGGTGCAGCCGAATCCGGAACGGCTCGGCGGGTTCGCGGAGGCGACAGTTGGTTGGTTCGGAGAGTTCGGCGCGAGTGGCGCCCTGAACGTCCCACTCGGTGAAGCGGCCGCGTTCCGCGTCACAGCGTTCGGAGCGCAGAGCGACGGCTTCATTCGGAATCGCCTCGGTGGTCGCCGCTTCGGTGGCCTCGCGGAAGGAGGTGTGCGCGCACAGCTTGCCGTCGAACCGGCGGAGCGCTGGTCGTTGGCACTGGCCGCGGACTACGCGAAGGACGACGGACGCAAGTGGGGCGTCGGCGATCGGGTTCGCGTTGCCGACGAGCTCGCAGTCGACGTTGCGACGCCCTTCCTCAGTGAGCTCGAGAACTACGGCGCCGCGCTCACCGCGACGCGGGAGGGTGCCTGCTGCG
- a CDS encoding dihydroorotase: MTAPALDLLLRGGNLLTSAGVTRADIGVRDGKIVALGDLELERAALTVKAEHLHIMAGAIDTQVHFREPGLEHKEDLATGTAAAIAGGITSVLEMPNTQPPTLDAAALADKLARASGRAWCDHAFYVGASPSNVDSLAALERLPGCAGVKLFMGSSTGGLLVADDETIARVLASGRRRIAVHAEDEARLRERRALIGAGATAAMHPVWRDAETALRATQRLLTLAERAGRRVHVLHVTTAEEVALLGRHRALASVEVTPQHLTLAAPHCYQALGTLAQMNPPIRDERHRAALWEAVRDGRVDVIGSDHAPHTLAEKARAYPESPSGMPGVQTLLPLLLDHAATGRLPLARIPDLMSEGPARVFGIAGKGFLRAGYDADFSLIDLAERWTVEKSWLRSRCGWSPFEGMKLTGKPVMTVLRGRIAMRDGELIGAPTGEPLRFA; encoded by the coding sequence ATGACGGCGCCCGCGCTCGACCTCCTGCTCCGAGGCGGAAATCTCCTCACCAGCGCAGGGGTGACGCGCGCCGACATCGGCGTTCGCGACGGCAAGATCGTCGCGCTCGGCGACCTCGAGCTGGAGCGCGCGGCGCTCACCGTCAAGGCTGAGCACCTGCACATCATGGCCGGCGCGATCGACACGCAGGTCCACTTCCGCGAGCCCGGCCTCGAGCACAAGGAAGACCTCGCGACGGGCACTGCCGCGGCCATCGCGGGAGGCATCACGAGCGTGCTCGAGATGCCGAACACGCAGCCGCCCACCCTCGATGCCGCAGCCCTCGCAGACAAGCTCGCTCGCGCCAGCGGCCGCGCGTGGTGCGACCACGCCTTCTACGTCGGTGCGAGCCCGAGCAACGTCGACTCGCTCGCCGCGCTCGAACGGCTTCCTGGCTGTGCGGGCGTGAAGCTGTTCATGGGCTCCTCCACCGGCGGTCTGCTCGTTGCGGACGACGAGACGATCGCGCGCGTGCTCGCGAGCGGTCGCCGCCGAATCGCGGTGCACGCGGAAGACGAGGCGCGGCTGCGCGAGCGGCGCGCGCTGATCGGCGCGGGCGCGACCGCGGCCATGCACCCGGTATGGCGCGACGCGGAGACCGCACTGCGCGCGACGCAGCGCCTGCTCACGCTGGCCGAGCGCGCCGGGCGCCGCGTGCACGTGCTGCACGTGACCACTGCGGAGGAAGTCGCGCTGCTCGGGCGACACCGTGCGCTCGCGAGCGTCGAAGTGACGCCGCAGCATCTCACGCTGGCAGCGCCGCACTGTTACCAGGCGCTCGGGACGCTCGCGCAGATGAATCCGCCGATCCGCGACGAGCGCCACCGTGCTGCGCTTTGGGAAGCGGTCCGCGACGGCCGCGTCGACGTGATCGGCTCGGATCACGCGCCGCACACGCTTGCAGAGAAGGCACGCGCGTACCCGGAGTCGCCTTCCGGCATGCCCGGCGTGCAGACGCTCCTGCCGCTGCTGCTCGATCACGCCGCCACGGGCCGCCTGCCGCTGGCGCGCATCCCCGATCTCATGAGCGAGGGGCCCGCGCGCGTGTTCGGCATCGCGGGCAAGGGATTCCTGCGTGCGGGCTACGACGCCGACTTCTCGCTCATCGACCTCGCGGAGAGGTGGACGGTGGAGAAGAGCTGGCTGCGCAGCCGCTGCGGCTGGAGCCCGTTCGAGGGAATGAAGCTGACGGGCAAGCCGGTGATGACGGTGCTGCGCGGGCGGATCGCGATGCGCGACGGGGAGCTGATCGGAGCACCGACGGGAGAACCGCTGCGCTTTGCATGA
- a CDS encoding sigma-70 family RNA polymerase sigma factor has product MTTALAESLGDDTPDARARAAWRHSPHLLRIAKRILQDPDLAHDAVQEALCTLAAAPRAPENVLAWLLRAVVHRSLHLRRSELRRRKWEERGGLDWARSCTMCGADQEIERAEQRNLLDEALARLSEEQRLILALREVEELDYEAIAAQLRVPVGTVRSRLNRARAALRGELGRYP; this is encoded by the coding sequence ATGACGACTGCCCTCGCCGAGTCTCTCGGCGACGACACGCCCGACGCGCGCGCGCGCGCGGCGTGGCGCCATTCGCCGCACCTGCTGCGCATCGCCAAACGAATCCTCCAAGATCCCGACCTCGCGCACGACGCCGTGCAGGAGGCGCTCTGCACCCTCGCCGCCGCGCCGCGCGCGCCCGAGAACGTGCTCGCCTGGCTGCTGCGCGCCGTGGTGCACCGCTCGCTCCACCTGCGTCGCAGCGAGCTGCGTCGGCGCAAGTGGGAGGAACGCGGCGGGCTCGACTGGGCCCGCAGCTGCACGATGTGCGGCGCGGACCAGGAGATCGAGCGCGCCGAGCAGCGCAACCTCCTCGACGAGGCGCTCGCGCGCCTCAGCGAAGAGCAGCGCCTGATCCTCGCGCTGCGCGAGGTCGAAGAGCTCGACTACGAGGCGATCGCTGCGCAGCTGCGCGTGCCGGTCGGCACCGTGCGTTCGCGACTCAATCGCGCGCGCGCGGCGCTCCGTGGAGAGCTCGGGCGCTACCCGTGA
- a CDS encoding GTP-binding protein, translating to MVALLDAHRMLGDLSSDDRLADRGWAATPFDGRSVADLLVEQIESASIVVLLDPDDRLEATRRKVRVLNPTARIASCSSDDLELPPRLLSVEATPHSVSTPPWLRALRGAPPWHEGFREGHCLDFRRRLPFDPERLARWLERPLPGLVRGKGYLWLSDRDDERIGYSRAGSLQRTFQAGGWWASAAPGRWPACPTQAADLLSRWDPRVGDREQRLVLIGDDFDPVELERSLDECLVSDSARGGVWGLGSHPGGAAFH from the coding sequence GTGGTCGCGCTCCTCGATGCACACCGCATGCTCGGTGATCTCAGCTCGGACGACCGACTCGCAGATCGCGGATGGGCAGCGACTCCGTTCGACGGCCGAAGCGTCGCGGATCTCCTGGTCGAGCAGATCGAATCCGCGTCGATCGTCGTGCTGCTCGACCCCGACGATCGACTCGAGGCAACGCGACGCAAGGTGCGCGTGTTGAATCCGACGGCGCGGATCGCGTCGTGCAGCTCCGACGATCTCGAGCTGCCGCCCAGGCTGCTCTCCGTGGAAGCGACTCCTCACTCCGTGAGCACGCCTCCGTGGCTTCGCGCACTTCGCGGCGCGCCGCCCTGGCACGAGGGCTTTCGCGAAGGCCACTGCCTCGACTTCCGGAGGCGGCTGCCGTTCGACCCTGAGCGACTCGCTCGGTGGCTCGAGCGGCCGCTGCCCGGCCTCGTGCGCGGCAAGGGCTACCTGTGGCTGTCCGATCGCGATGACGAGCGAATCGGGTATTCGCGCGCGGGCTCGCTCCAGCGCACGTTCCAAGCGGGAGGTTGGTGGGCGAGCGCGGCGCCTGGACGCTGGCCTGCTTGTCCTACGCAAGCCGCCGATCTGCTCTCACGCTGGGATCCGCGCGTCGGCGACCGAGAGCAGCGGCTCGTGTTGATCGGCGATGACTTCGATCCCGTCGAGCTGGAGAGATCACTCGACGAGTGCTTGGTCTCCGACAGTGCACGCGGAGGCGTGTGGGGTCTCGGCAGCCACCCGGGCGGCGCGGCGTTTCACTAG
- a CDS encoding GTP-binding protein, giving the protein MSNQPARRLPVTVLSGFLGAGKTSLLNHVLANREGMRVAVIVNDMSEVNIDARLVERGDANLHRTEEKLVEMSNGCICCTLRDDLLKEVADLARAGRFDYLLIESTGISEPVPVAQTFTFEDEHGVSLGQLAQLDTMVTVVDGASFLRDYRASQTLASLGQVAGEEDERTVSDLLIEQVEFADVLVINKLDLVSERDADELAAILKALNPGARQVRAQHGRVPLPEVLGTGRFDYERAAASAGWIRELEAEHVPETEAYGISSFVFRARAPFHPERLWEFFNADPAWGTVLRSKGFFWIASRHHLVWEWAQAGGVSSARPIGGWFAATPSEEWGDEHPDRDSRWDPIFGDRQQEIVFIGRRMDRAGIEKRLAECLLDEGSVYLGSDAWRTLPDPFPRPEPPSEAHAKDA; this is encoded by the coding sequence ATGTCGAATCAACCCGCTCGCCGACTCCCTGTCACGGTGCTCTCTGGCTTCCTCGGCGCCGGCAAGACGTCGCTGCTCAATCACGTGCTCGCGAACCGCGAAGGGATGCGCGTCGCGGTGATCGTGAACGACATGAGCGAGGTGAACATCGACGCGCGCTTGGTCGAGCGCGGCGACGCGAACCTGCACCGCACCGAGGAGAAGCTGGTCGAGATGAGCAACGGCTGCATCTGCTGCACGTTGCGCGACGACCTACTCAAGGAAGTGGCAGACCTCGCACGCGCCGGTCGCTTCGACTACTTGCTGATCGAGTCCACCGGGATCTCGGAGCCGGTGCCCGTCGCGCAGACGTTCACGTTCGAGGATGAGCACGGCGTCAGCCTCGGGCAGCTCGCGCAGCTCGACACGATGGTCACCGTGGTGGACGGGGCGAGCTTTCTGCGGGACTACCGCGCTTCGCAGACGCTCGCTTCGCTCGGCCAGGTGGCCGGCGAAGAGGACGAACGCACCGTCAGCGATCTCTTGATCGAGCAGGTCGAGTTCGCCGATGTGCTCGTGATCAACAAGCTCGATCTCGTCTCCGAGCGCGACGCCGACGAGCTCGCCGCAATCCTGAAGGCGTTGAATCCAGGCGCGCGGCAGGTGCGCGCCCAGCATGGCCGCGTTCCGCTTCCGGAGGTGCTCGGCACCGGCCGCTTCGACTACGAGCGGGCGGCCGCTTCGGCGGGCTGGATCCGCGAGCTCGAAGCCGAGCACGTGCCCGAGACGGAGGCCTACGGCATCTCGAGCTTCGTGTTCCGAGCGCGGGCGCCGTTCCACCCCGAGAGGCTCTGGGAGTTCTTCAACGCCGACCCTGCGTGGGGAACGGTGCTGCGCTCGAAGGGCTTTTTCTGGATCGCGTCTCGGCACCACCTCGTGTGGGAGTGGGCGCAGGCGGGCGGAGTCTCGTCGGCGCGGCCCATCGGAGGGTGGTTCGCTGCGACCCCGAGCGAGGAATGGGGCGACGAGCATCCCGACCGCGACTCGCGCTGGGATCCGATCTTCGGGGATCGCCAACAAGAGATCGTGTTCATCGGGCGACGCATGGACCGCGCGGGCATCGAGAAGCGCCTCGCCGAGTGCCTCCTCGATGAGGGCAGCGTCTACCTCGGATCGGATGCGTGGCGCACGCTCCCGGACCCTTTCCCGCGCCCGGAGCCGCCGTCAGAGGCTCACGCGAAGGACGCATGA